One segment of Panicum virgatum strain AP13 chromosome 1K, P.virgatum_v5, whole genome shotgun sequence DNA contains the following:
- the LOC120699765 gene encoding putative F-box/kelch-repeat protein At1g12870 has product MNQPISKRRRPAPPEVGSSSIIPDEVLLLNILVRLPVKSLVRFKSVCKAWCATIASAHFARLHLELARATSPSSMVVVPRKYQSEPRKVASQFVHIYRFQPAVQSKVAKLIMMSKPRPEWGIPRFTIPLHCDGLVLIPSMTGHIFVCNPATKEFVELPPGTRNVSLDQRVAFGFDPSSGTYKVARHFLRSYHEGQIRTDYDVGYEVLTLGDGVKKLEWKATIDPPYPNQCQDSYLLARILLLECGPVRG; this is encoded by the coding sequence ATGAACCAGCCGATCTCCAAACGACGCCGTCCAGCGCCGCCAGAGGTCGGCAGCAGCAGCATAATTCCAGATGAGGTGCTGCTGTTGAACATCCTGGTGCGCCTTCCTGTGAAGTCCCTTGTGCGCTTTAAATCTGTCTGCAAGGCGTGGTGCGCCACCATAGCCAGCGCTCACTTTGCTCGCCTGCACTTGGAGCTTGCAAGAGCTACCAGCCCATCATCCATGGTCGTAGTCCCCCGGAAGTACCAGTCGGAACCGAGAAAGGTGGCCTCTCAGTTCGTGCACATCTATCGCTTCCAGCCAGCAGTGCAGAGCAAGGTCGCCAAGCTCATTATGATGAGCAAGCCTCGTCCCGAGTGGGGCATCCCACGGTTCACCATCCCGCTGCACTGCGACGGCCTGGTTCTAATCCCCAGCATGACAGGGCACATATTCGTGTGCAACCCGGCCACGAAGGAGTTCGTCGAGCTGCCGCCGGGCACCCGGAATGTGTCGTTGGACCAAAGGGTGGCCTTTGGCTTCGATCCCTCCAGTGGTACATACAAGGTGGCTAGGCACTTCTTGCGCTCCTACCATGAAGGGCAGATACGTACAGACTACGACGTTGGCTATGAGGTCTTGACACTTGGCGATGGCGTAAAGAAGTTGGAATGGAAAGCCACCATTGATCCACCTTACCCTAATCAATGCCAGGACTCCTATTTGCTTGCCAGGATTCTTCTATTGGAGTGCGGTCCAGTCCGTGGCTGA
- the LOC120699799 gene encoding cilia- and flagella-associated protein 100-like, which translates to MAAASSGCSSGGSASPIPSTAGVTESDGPAPELLDDPLIDDAEVKKMKEYFSHLFKYSNQLVARSKEKSKQLKSTATISVEEHARVVKELNEKNAAEIRKLQETKNKALKEQRDAHDKLEKKLKDSDHQMVDSMKRIKSLSAEL; encoded by the exons AT GGCGGCAGCTTCTTCTGGTTGTTCTTCAGGTGGGAGTGCCTCCCCCATCCCCTCAACCGCGGGGGTGACGGAGAGTGATgggccggcgccggagctgctggATGATCCTCTAATTGATGATGCGGAGGTGAAGAAAATGAAAGAGTATTTCAGTCATCTTTTCAAGTACTCGAAC CAACTCGTGGCTCGCTCCAAGGAGAAATCCAAGCAGCTCAAGTCGACTGCCACTATTTCTGTGGAGGAGCATGCTCGAGTTGTGAAGGAGCTGAACGAGAAGAATGCTGCCGAGATCCGGAAGCTCCAAGAAACCAAAAACAAGGCATTAAAGGAGCAAAGAG ATGCTCATGATAAGTTGGAGAAGAAACTGAAGGATTCTGACCACCAAATGGTGGATTCCATGAAGCGGATCAAGAGTCTATCGGCTGAACTTTAA